A stretch of Paracoccus sp. N5 DNA encodes these proteins:
- the grxD gene encoding Grx4 family monothiol glutaredoxin, protein MTDARQQIQQTIDGHDVVLFMKGTKEMPQCGFSSRVAGVLNYMNVDYRDVNVLADADIRQGIKDFSDWPTIPQLYVKGEFVGGCDIVTEMTLSGELDQLFDKAGVAYDKDAANKIREANA, encoded by the coding sequence ATGACCGACGCACGCCAGCAGATCCAGCAGACCATCGACGGCCATGACGTCGTCCTGTTCATGAAGGGCACCAAGGAAATGCCGCAATGCGGCTTCTCCAGCCGGGTGGCCGGGGTTTTGAACTACATGAACGTGGATTACCGCGACGTGAACGTGCTGGCCGATGCCGACATCCGCCAAGGCATCAAGGATTTCTCGGACTGGCCGACCATCCCGCAGCTCTATGTCAAGGGCGAGTTCGTCGGCGGCTGCGACATCGTGACCGAGATGACGCTCTCGGGCGAGCTCGACCAGCTCTTCGACAAGGCCGGCGTCGCCTATGACAAGGACGCCGCGAACAAGATCCGCGAAGCGAACGCCTGA
- a CDS encoding DUF883 family protein has translation MANPQSTADDMKNEARKAADDLGQHARDAADDMGRHARNAADDASAALDSARERGAELYETVREKGQEFVETARKRGEEYVEAARERGHDYADRARGEARRLYREGERRASEVAEHAEEYYDEVSTMVRRNPAQALGIAAGVGFLLGLIIARR, from the coding sequence ATGGCCAATCCTCAATCCACCGCCGATGACATGAAGAACGAAGCCCGCAAGGCGGCGGACGATCTCGGTCAACATGCCCGCGACGCCGCCGACGACATGGGCCGGCATGCCCGCAATGCGGCCGACGACGCCAGCGCGGCGCTGGACAGCGCCCGCGAGCGTGGTGCCGAGCTTTACGAGACGGTGCGGGAAAAGGGCCAGGAATTCGTCGAGACCGCCCGCAAGCGCGGCGAGGAATATGTCGAGGCGGCGCGCGAGCGCGGTCACGACTATGCCGACCGCGCCCGCGGCGAGGCCCGCCGCCTGTATCGCGAGGGTGAGCGCCGTGCCAGCGAGGTGGCCGAGCATGCCGAGGAATATTACGACGAGGTTTCGACCATGGTGCGCCGCAACCCGGCGCAGGCGCTTGGCATCGCCGCCGGCGTCGGCTTCCTGCTGGGCCTGATCATCGCCCGTCGCTGA
- a CDS encoding crosslink repair DNA glycosylase YcaQ family protein yields MTLPLLTNRDARRLFLDRHLLLRPGSGPGRGADLEGVLTGLGFVQVDSVNTLARAHDLILWSRRGQYRPAALESLIARQRAAFEHWTHDAAVIPMRFYPMWRLKFARDEAHMQRRWPKWRRAGWDAEFDSVLRHIADHGPASTSDLGGDAPRGSGGWWDWHPSKTALEYLWRSGRLAIRHRSGFRKVYDLAERVIPEAQRAARLDDAEILDWALSAALERLGFATSGELAAFFQIATPDEAKAWCARALAAGRIAEIEVQTADGPRRRSYALPDLADRVAALPEPSGRVRLLSPFDPALRDRARAERLFGFRYRIEIFVPAARRQYGYYVFPVMQGDRLIGRLDARRDGEALAVRAFWPEPGQRMGKARLAGLLAELQRLLPLAGARDIRLAADWLRA; encoded by the coding sequence ATGACGCTGCCCCTGCTGACGAACCGCGACGCCCGCCGTCTGTTCCTGGACCGCCACCTGTTGTTGCGGCCCGGTTCGGGCCCGGGGCGCGGCGCCGATCTGGAGGGGGTGCTGACCGGGCTGGGCTTCGTGCAGGTCGACAGCGTCAACACGCTGGCGCGGGCGCATGACCTGATCCTGTGGTCGCGGCGCGGGCAGTATCGGCCGGCGGCGCTGGAATCGCTGATCGCCCGGCAGCGTGCCGCCTTCGAGCACTGGACCCATGACGCCGCGGTGATCCCGATGCGCTTCTATCCGATGTGGCGGCTGAAATTCGCCCGGGACGAGGCGCATATGCAGCGCCGCTGGCCGAAATGGCGGCGCGCGGGCTGGGACGCGGAATTCGACAGCGTGCTGCGCCATATCGCCGATCACGGCCCGGCCTCGACTTCGGACCTGGGCGGGGACGCGCCGCGCGGCTCGGGCGGCTGGTGGGACTGGCATCCCTCCAAGACGGCGCTGGAATACCTGTGGCGCTCGGGCCGGCTGGCGATCCGGCATCGCAGCGGCTTTCGCAAGGTCTATGACCTGGCCGAGCGGGTGATCCCCGAGGCACAACGGGCGGCCCGGCTCGACGATGCCGAGATCCTCGACTGGGCGCTGTCGGCGGCGCTGGAGCGGCTGGGCTTCGCCACCTCGGGCGAGCTGGCCGCGTTCTTCCAGATCGCCACGCCCGACGAGGCGAAGGCCTGGTGCGCCCGGGCCTTGGCGGCGGGCCGCATCGCCGAGATCGAGGTCCAGACCGCCGACGGTCCGCGCCGGCGCAGCTATGCCCTGCCGGACCTGGCCGACCGGGTCGCGGCGCTGCCCGAGCCTTCGGGGCGGGTGCGGCTGCTCTCGCCCTTCGATCCGGCGCTGCGGGACCGGGCGCGGGCCGAGCGGCTGTTCGGCTTTCGCTATCGCATCGAGATCTTCGTGCCGGCGGCGCGGCGGCAATACGGCTATTACGTCTTTCCCGTGATGCAGGGCGACCGGCTGATCGGCCGGCTGGATGCCCGGCGCGACGGCGAGGCGCTGGCCGTGCGCGCCTTCTGGCCCGAGCCGGGGCAGCGCATGGGCAAGGCGCGGCTGGCCGGGCTGCTGGCCGAATTGCAGCGCCTGCTGCCGCTGGCCGGGGCCCGGGACATCCGCCTGGCTGCGGACTGGCTGCGGGCATGA
- a CDS encoding Bax inhibitor-1/YccA family protein has protein sequence MQDYNSIRTAGTATRSAAVDEGLRAYMNKVYGLMAVAMLVTAGAAWGISGLAMNPDGTLTSLGAAIYTSPLRWVIMFAPLLVVFGFGAALNRLSVSAATTVFYVFAALMGLSISWIFMVYTSFSIIQTFLITAIAFAGLSLYGYTTKRDLSGMGTFLMMGLIGLIVASIVNIFLKSGAMQFAISAIGVLIFAGLTAFDTQNIKNTYLQLANSDRDFLGKAAIMGALQLYLDFLNLFMFLLQFMGNRE, from the coding sequence ATGCAAGATTACAATTCGATCCGCACGGCCGGGACCGCGACGCGCTCGGCTGCCGTGGATGAAGGCCTTCGCGCCTATATGAACAAGGTCTATGGCCTGATGGCCGTGGCCATGCTGGTGACCGCCGGCGCCGCCTGGGGCATCTCGGGCCTGGCCATGAACCCGGACGGCACGCTGACCTCGCTTGGCGCCGCGATCTATACGTCGCCGCTGCGCTGGGTCATCATGTTCGCGCCGCTGCTGGTGGTCTTCGGCTTCGGCGCCGCGCTGAACCGGCTTTCGGTCTCGGCCGCGACGACGGTGTTCTATGTCTTCGCCGCGCTGATGGGCCTGTCGATCAGCTGGATCTTCATGGTCTACACCAGCTTCTCGATCATCCAGACCTTCCTGATCACGGCCATCGCCTTTGCCGGCCTGTCGCTTTACGGCTACACGACCAAGCGCGACCTGTCGGGCATGGGCACCTTCCTGATGATGGGCCTGATCGGGCTGATCGTCGCCTCGATCGTGAACATCTTCCTGAAATCGGGCGCCATGCAATTCGCCATCTCGGCGATCGGCGTGCTGATCTTTGCCGGCCTGACCGCCTTCGACACGCAGAACATCAAGAACACCTATCTGCAGCTGGCGAATTCGGACCGGGATTTCCTGGGCAAGGCCGCGATCATGGGCGCCCTGCAGCTCTACCTGGACTTCCTGAACCTGTTCATGTTCCTGCTGCAATTCATGGGCAACCGCGAGTGA
- a CDS encoding phage holin family protein has translation MFAYTRNLQLALTDKLRRAGLMAGAGVALLVAAGFLLAALWTWLAYHLHWGPLWASLAIGAGFLLIGIILMLAGGKERHPTPSTDQLKAEIEEQLHLAADAAVEKVSGLADRTLDRASEKAGEMVDRASQRVHSVADTLAYRADRFADRTEARVVGAVRKAGESASRKLGLPADAAERVAQGATQSRAAPFVPLIGAFAIGMTLASRLGGRRSEDDWDGDERW, from the coding sequence ATGTTCGCCTATACCAGGAACTTGCAGCTTGCCCTGACGGACAAGCTGCGCCGTGCCGGGCTGATGGCCGGGGCAGGGGTGGCGCTGCTGGTGGCGGCGGGGTTCCTGCTGGCGGCGCTGTGGACCTGGCTGGCCTATCACCTGCACTGGGGTCCGCTCTGGGCCTCGCTGGCGATCGGCGCCGGGTTCCTGCTGATCGGGATCATCCTGATGCTGGCCGGCGGCAAGGAGCGTCATCCGACGCCCAGCACCGACCAGCTGAAGGCCGAGATCGAGGAGCAGCTGCACCTTGCCGCCGATGCGGCGGTCGAGAAGGTCAGCGGGCTTGCGGACCGCACCCTGGACCGCGCCTCGGAAAAGGCTGGCGAGATGGTCGATCGGGCCAGCCAGCGGGTGCATTCCGTGGCCGACACCCTGGCCTATCGCGCCGATCGCTTCGCCGACCGGACCGAGGCCCGCGTCGTCGGCGCGGTGCGCAAGGCGGGCGAAAGTGCCTCGCGCAAGCTGGGCCTGCCCGCCGATGCGGCCGAGCGCGTCGCGCAAGGCGCCACTCAGTCCCGCGCCGCGCCCTTCGTGCCGCTGATCGGCGCCTTCGCGATCGGCATGACCTTGGCCTCGCGCCTGGGCGGCCGCCGATCCGAGGACGATTGGGACGGTGACGAGCGCTGGTGA
- a CDS encoding BolA/IbaG family iron-sulfur metabolism protein, with protein MAMEAHDIEALIRAAFPQARITITDLAGDGNHYAAEVIDESFRGLNRVQQQRAVYAALQGKMDGPSGALHALALTTKAPE; from the coding sequence ATGGCAATGGAAGCCCATGACATCGAAGCCCTGATCCGCGCCGCCTTCCCGCAGGCCAGGATCACGATCACCGACCTGGCCGGCGACGGCAACCATTACGCGGCCGAGGTGATCGACGAGAGTTTCCGTGGCCTGAACCGGGTCCAGCAACAACGCGCGGTCTATGCCGCGCTGCAAGGCAAGATGGACGGGCCGAGCGGCGCGCTGCATGCGCTGGCGCTGACCACCAAGGCCCCCGAGTAA